In Bacteroidales bacterium, a genomic segment contains:
- a CDS encoding DUF3179 domain-containing protein → MKRILFIGLLFSLMLLWGCGKETGSNGNSSVQGSGAQEAWAIPREDIFDGGPGKDGIPALLEPEFVSAAAADYLSDEELVIGIVVDGEARAYPHHILDWHEIINDRVGQVDIAVTYCPLTGTGIGWSREIDGSITTFGVSGLLYNSNLIPYDRKTDSNWSQIRLDCVNGALRGTKAETFPLIETSWRTWKEMYPQTTVVTRNTGYDRNYGRYPYGSYRTEDDFLMFPVTNEDDRIPNKERVLGVLQSDEVRVYRFAGFDDSITVVHDHLRGKNLVIVGNQEDNFLLAFINDPGDGSTLSFGAVQGQYPVVMTDDEGNKWDVSGQAVSGPRKNARLGTIPSFLGYWFSFAAFYPDVSIYGTL, encoded by the coding sequence ATGAAACGGATATTATTTATTGGATTATTATTCTCATTGATGCTTCTTTGGGGCTGTGGGAAAGAGACTGGGAGCAATGGCAATTCCTCTGTTCAGGGATCAGGTGCTCAGGAAGCCTGGGCCATACCCCGGGAAGACATATTTGACGGCGGACCCGGCAAAGATGGAATCCCGGCGCTGCTTGAACCAGAGTTTGTGTCTGCCGCAGCGGCGGATTACCTCAGCGATGAGGAGTTGGTGATTGGTATTGTGGTGGATGGTGAAGCAAGAGCCTATCCTCATCATATCCTGGACTGGCATGAGATTATCAATGACCGGGTTGGTCAGGTGGACATTGCTGTTACCTATTGTCCGCTTACCGGAACGGGGATTGGATGGAGCCGGGAAATTGACGGGAGCATAACTACTTTTGGTGTTTCAGGTTTACTCTATAATTCTAACCTGATTCCCTATGACCGTAAAACCGACAGCAACTGGTCCCAGATCCGGCTCGATTGCGTGAATGGTGCACTCAGGGGTACAAAGGCGGAGACTTTTCCACTGATTGAAACCAGCTGGAGGACCTGGAAGGAGATGTATCCTCAGACTACCGTTGTAACTCGTAATACCGGGTACGACCGGAATTATGGCCGATATCCTTATGGGAGTTACCGGACGGAGGATGATTTTCTGATGTTTCCTGTTACCAACGAGGATGATAGAATTCCAAATAAGGAGCGGGTGCTCGGGGTTTTACAATCGGACGAAGTCCGAGTTTACAGATTTGCTGGTTTTGATGACTCCATCACCGTGGTCCATGATCACTTGAGAGGGAAAAACCTGGTGATCGTGGGGAACCAGGAAGATAATTTTTTGCTTGCATTTATCAATGACCCGGGTGATGGTTCCACCCTCTCATTTGGTGCTGTACAGGGACAATATCCTGTCGTGATGACCGATGATGAAGGGAATAAGTGGGATGTAAGTGGTCAGGCAGTTTCTGGTCCGCGAAAGAATGCCCGGCTTGGAACAATCCCTTCCTTTCTGGGATACTGGTTCTCTTTTGCGGCATTTTATCCCGATGTAAGTATTTATGGAACTTTGTAA
- a CDS encoding pirin family protein, with product MSIPIATPSSGYEELFPTKQPGHCYFYTGDGEMMDHETGIIRIQALGFPWKTQDPFLFCVYHADAYPEGDGAFGPVSSMTGRNLGNDFVLKDGWRMYHGLTIPGFPVHPHRGFETVTVVRKGVVDHSDSLGGAGRYGNRDVQWMTAGKGIQHAEMFPLLNRDRTNPLELFQIWLNLPGKSKFVEPHYTMLWQEQIPLISHVDEQMRETRIELVAGSLEGLKAPDPAPDSWAASQENEVAIWYIQMDAEALWNLPPASKGTNRTLYFFEGEQLWINGTAIESGHSIELDASFSMQLNNGTEEGRFLLLQGVPIQEPVAAYGPFVMNTREEVQETYLDYQDSQFGGWPWPRPDHVHPAHKGRFALHPDGRVQTPPGKL from the coding sequence CACCCTCTTCAGGATATGAAGAGCTTTTCCCAACAAAACAACCGGGACATTGTTATTTCTATACAGGAGATGGGGAAATGATGGATCACGAAACGGGCATAATAAGGATTCAGGCTTTGGGATTTCCCTGGAAAACTCAGGATCCCTTCCTTTTTTGCGTTTACCACGCTGACGCTTATCCGGAGGGGGATGGTGCCTTTGGTCCTGTTTCCTCGATGACAGGGCGGAACCTGGGAAATGATTTTGTATTAAAAGACGGGTGGCGTATGTATCATGGGCTTACCATTCCTGGATTTCCTGTACATCCTCACAGGGGATTTGAGACAGTGACTGTGGTGAGAAAGGGAGTGGTTGACCATTCAGACTCCCTGGGAGGCGCCGGTCGCTATGGGAACCGGGATGTGCAGTGGATGACTGCGGGGAAAGGGATCCAGCATGCTGAAATGTTTCCGTTGTTAAACCGTGACAGGACTAATCCTCTGGAACTTTTTCAGATCTGGCTGAACCTGCCGGGGAAAAGTAAGTTTGTTGAACCGCATTACACCATGCTATGGCAGGAACAGATTCCTCTTATATCGCACGTGGATGAACAGATGCGGGAAACCAGGATAGAGCTTGTAGCTGGTTCGCTGGAGGGCTTGAAGGCCCCCGATCCGGCTCCCGATTCCTGGGCTGCCAGTCAGGAAAACGAGGTGGCAATCTGGTATATTCAAATGGATGCTGAAGCTCTGTGGAACCTGCCTCCGGCCTCAAAAGGAACAAACAGAACCCTCTATTTTTTTGAGGGTGAACAGCTATGGATCAATGGGACTGCTATAGAATCAGGACATTCCATTGAGCTGGATGCCAGTTTTTCCATGCAGCTGAACAATGGAACAGAGGAGGGCCGGTTTCTCCTGCTGCAGGGCGTGCCTATTCAGGAACCGGTGGCTGCTTATGGCCCGTTTGTGATGAATACCAGAGAGGAGGTCCAGGAGACTTACCTGGACTATCAGGACTCACAGTTCGGAGGCTGGCCCTGGCCAAGGCCCGACCACGTTCATCCGGCCCATAAGGGCAGATTTGCCCTTCATCCCGATGGCCGGGTACAAACTCCCCCCGGGAAACTGTAA